From Hippea alviniae EP5-r, one genomic window encodes:
- a CDS encoding NAD-dependent epimerase: MKILITGVAGFIGFHLANRLASEGFDVFGIDNINDYYDVSLKYGRLKESGFEGSFEYGKVFKSSKYESYRFSKVDLKDKESIDRLFREEKFDAVCNLAAQAGVRYSLKNPYSYIDSNIYGFLNILEACRHFEVENLCFASSSSVYGLNKKQPFSEKDNVDHPISLYAATKKSNELMAHTYSYLYGVRATGLRFFTVYGPWGRPDMALFKFVKNILEDKPIDVYNYGKMERDFTYIDDIIEGVVRVIKNPAKPNDNWDALNPDPSSSKVAYKIYNIGNNSPVKLDRFIEIIEKELGKKAKRNLMPMQPGDVESTYADVSALIEDLDYKPYTPPEVGIKRFIEWYRSFYKI; encoded by the coding sequence ATGAAAATCTTAATTACAGGTGTTGCTGGTTTTATAGGTTTTCATCTTGCAAATAGACTTGCAAGTGAAGGCTTTGATGTGTTTGGTATAGATAACATAAATGACTATTACGATGTAAGCTTAAAGTATGGAAGGCTGAAAGAGTCTGGTTTCGAAGGAAGTTTTGAGTATGGTAAGGTGTTTAAATCAAGCAAGTATGAGTCATATAGATTCTCAAAAGTGGATTTAAAGGATAAAGAGAGTATAGATAGACTGTTTAGAGAAGAGAAGTTTGATGCTGTATGTAATTTAGCTGCACAGGCTGGTGTTAGGTACTCTCTAAAAAACCCTTACTCTTACATTGACAGCAATATATATGGTTTTTTGAATATACTTGAAGCGTGCAGGCATTTTGAAGTTGAAAATCTGTGTTTTGCTTCATCTTCAAGCGTTTATGGACTGAATAAAAAGCAGCCGTTCTCTGAAAAGGATAATGTTGACCATCCGATAAGTTTGTATGCTGCAACAAAGAAATCCAATGAGCTTATGGCTCATACCTATAGCTACCTTTATGGGGTAAGGGCAACTGGTTTGAGATTCTTTACAGTTTATGGTCCATGGGGAAGGCCGGACATGGCTCTGTTTAAGTTTGTTAAAAATATTTTGGAAGATAAGCCCATCGATGTTTATAACTATGGCAAAATGGAAAGAGACTTTACCTACATTGATGATATAATCGAAGGTGTGGTAAGAGTGATAAAAAACCCAGCAAAACCAAACGATAACTGGGATGCTTTAAATCCAGACCCATCATCATCGAAGGTGGCTTACAAGATTTACAACATAGGCAATAACTCGCCTGTTAAGTTAGACCGCTTCATTGAGATAATAGAGAAGGAACTGGGTAAAAAGGCAAAAAGAAACCTTATGCCCATGCAGCCGGGCGATGTTGAGTCAACCTATGCCGATGTATCGGCTTTGATTGAAGATTTAGACTACAAACCATATACGCCACCCGAAGTAGGAATAAAAAGGTTTATAGAATGGTATCGTTCGTTCTATAAAATTTAA